The following coding sequences are from one Saprospiraceae bacterium window:
- a CDS encoding CotH kinase family protein: MTKQLIIMCLSLLLIESSLNSQVWINEFLASNVGNLADPQYGVYSDWIELYNEGSTSINLSGWSLSDEETNNPTWHFPQNISIAPKSYLLVWADGQNTGLYTDFKLSADGESVVLYNSVGQLVDFLPFGSQNQDVSYGRKTDGSKDLGLFTTPTPGKSNNSSKFFSSAVEQVPVFSVNGGFFSKAIELDIKNLYNTGTIRFTSDGSDPSETSLIFSVPILINQTTVVKARMFYPNQIPGPIVTNTYFINEKFEQRKLPVLSLSTHPDYFYGKDSGLYVQNFKPEWEYPIHLEFYQNDGLLGFHHDAGVQVGGLNAWILPQKLLNIYSRKAYGSGKFNFQIFPRNKRNEFGDLILRCSGNDWSNTLFRDGLMQSLIHDYADLDAQDFRPTSVYINGKYLGIHNIREKQDADYCNYYHQINEDSLDYIENNTEVKEGNLNSYNSMVGLLSAGVQSDTNFALLQSIMDTKNYTDYIISQIFSANTSWGHNVSCFKNRSGANQWRWLLHDYDRGFDLANVNSTGMNWATATNGQSYSNPAWATLFLRKMLENNNYKKAFISRFADHLYVSYHPVTIENKINYFANLIRSEMPYQIARWKGTTSSYGDAIPTLEFWENEVSQLKEYGIQRNAFMWTDLLNFFNLAGLSTLNLYISSTDAGTIKLHDFKIPTFPWKGTYLQKIELTLQANANPGFQFHHWEKIMTSAHSIFPLQSTWKYRDEALAPPADWNSPNYDDRNWTQGKAEFGYGDGDEATTLQYGNDPNNKTITYYFRQNFHIDTISNIVNLFFRFKADDGAVIYVNGKEIYRFNVPSQPTKIEFNTLASSNISGTAENEFRSIEIPKTTLQSGENLIAVEVHQVNPSSSDISFEGELLAEYVSSVTIVQYSPIYSLQLEKEASNLRAVFEIDGHCGILSENISTDTKLVKACSPYIATGNVLVKTGVKLSIEPGVEIKFPAACNLIINGHLDAQGSEKEPIIFSGLNDKTIWGGLFFQNSDSTNFLNFAQFTNASAGLDRTYQPAAISCYHADLSMDHLQLTNVMDNPIFSRFSNIVLRNSNIKSKVTGDCINVKQGFAIVENCEFEGSIEQDMDAIDYDGVKNGIVKNNIIHDFRGDNNDGLDIGEKCENLEIENNYIYHCFDKGISVGQQSTASLFDNTIVYTTIGIALKDQSKATIDHCTFFGNQQGVSAYEKNSGLLGGSGIITNCIVSNASSDAYRADTFSSLNFVDCLSDLDPGLPNRGDINENPEFVNPTYYNFQLKSGSPAIGKASDASNLGTRNVRPQSEIYQLLISEILYDDSLSNYPEYLEIYNPGNKDISLANYRISEGVEYVFETPAIIHAKEAIIITSDKIKFSQFQGQVFQWTDGKLKNEGERILLFDKDGILVDFVNFDNKAPWPPVNMLGGKSIELISANLDNHFGSNWKYSETTGGSPGSFTEISNADQVQNSSFKLRPQPASDWVELEFEHSVNDANCYVYNMLGVCCSAQKANGINLKINLIDKNFSDGNYLVQVIDKNGTSSSQLLSIVK; encoded by the coding sequence ATGACAAAACAATTGATTATCATGTGTTTGAGTCTGCTCTTAATTGAGTCCAGCCTCAATTCGCAAGTGTGGATTAATGAATTCCTGGCTTCCAATGTCGGCAATTTGGCTGATCCGCAATACGGTGTCTATTCGGACTGGATTGAGCTCTATAATGAAGGAAGCACATCAATCAATCTGAGTGGTTGGTCACTGTCTGATGAGGAGACCAATAATCCCACCTGGCATTTCCCTCAAAATATAAGCATAGCCCCAAAATCATATTTGCTGGTTTGGGCGGATGGACAAAACACCGGGCTGTATACAGATTTTAAACTCAGCGCGGACGGAGAAAGCGTGGTGCTGTATAATTCTGTTGGTCAATTGGTAGACTTCCTCCCTTTTGGTTCTCAAAATCAGGACGTTTCTTACGGAAGAAAAACGGATGGTTCTAAAGATCTCGGTTTATTTACAACACCAACTCCCGGTAAATCTAATAATTCAAGCAAATTCTTTTCATCAGCAGTCGAACAAGTGCCCGTTTTTTCAGTTAACGGAGGATTTTTTAGCAAGGCCATTGAGCTTGATATCAAAAATCTGTACAATACAGGGACAATCAGATTTACATCAGACGGTTCGGATCCATCTGAAACCAGTTTAATATTTTCAGTTCCAATATTGATTAATCAAACCACAGTTGTTAAAGCCCGGATGTTTTATCCAAACCAAATCCCAGGTCCAATTGTGACAAATACCTACTTTATCAATGAAAAATTTGAGCAACGCAAGTTGCCTGTACTTTCTTTATCCACTCACCCTGATTATTTCTATGGAAAAGATAGTGGATTGTATGTACAAAATTTTAAACCTGAGTGGGAATATCCCATCCATTTGGAATTCTATCAAAATGATGGCTTGCTTGGATTTCATCATGATGCAGGTGTACAAGTAGGGGGATTGAATGCCTGGATATTACCTCAAAAACTCCTCAATATTTATTCGCGAAAAGCCTATGGATCAGGTAAATTCAATTTCCAGATTTTTCCCCGAAATAAAAGAAATGAATTTGGAGACCTGATTTTAAGATGCTCTGGTAATGATTGGTCAAATACCCTCTTTAGAGATGGACTTATGCAATCATTAATACATGATTATGCAGACTTGGATGCTCAGGATTTTAGACCAACGTCTGTTTATATAAATGGCAAATATCTTGGAATACATAATATCAGAGAAAAACAAGACGCTGACTACTGTAATTATTACCACCAAATCAATGAAGATAGTTTGGACTATATTGAAAATAATACAGAAGTAAAAGAAGGCAATTTAAATTCATACAATTCCATGGTCGGCCTGCTGAGTGCAGGGGTTCAGTCCGATACCAATTTTGCTTTGTTACAGTCGATAATGGACACTAAAAACTATACTGACTATATTATCTCACAAATATTTTCGGCAAATACTTCTTGGGGTCATAATGTATCCTGTTTCAAAAATCGGTCCGGAGCAAATCAATGGAGGTGGTTATTGCATGATTATGATCGTGGTTTTGACTTGGCCAACGTCAATTCTACCGGGATGAATTGGGCAACCGCCACAAATGGACAATCTTATAGCAATCCTGCATGGGCAACTTTGTTTTTGCGCAAAATGCTGGAAAATAACAACTACAAAAAGGCGTTTATCTCACGATTTGCTGATCATTTATACGTGAGTTACCATCCTGTAACCATTGAGAATAAAATAAATTACTTTGCAAATCTCATCAGATCGGAGATGCCTTACCAAATAGCGAGGTGGAAAGGCACAACATCTTCTTATGGAGACGCCATACCCACTTTAGAATTTTGGGAAAATGAAGTTTCGCAACTAAAAGAATACGGCATACAACGCAATGCATTTATGTGGACTGATCTTCTTAACTTTTTTAATTTGGCTGGACTAAGCACATTAAATTTATATATAAGTTCAACTGATGCCGGTACTATCAAATTACATGATTTTAAAATTCCTACATTTCCTTGGAAAGGAACTTATCTCCAAAAAATTGAATTGACACTACAAGCTAATGCTAATCCGGGTTTTCAATTCCACCATTGGGAAAAAATAATGACCAGTGCGCATAGTATTTTTCCTCTGCAAAGTACCTGGAAATACAGAGATGAGGCTCTGGCACCTCCGGCTGATTGGAACAGTCCGAATTATGATGATAGAAATTGGACTCAAGGAAAAGCTGAATTTGGATATGGTGACGGTGATGAAGCGACAACCCTCCAATATGGGAATGATCCAAACAACAAAACAATCACATATTATTTCAGACAAAACTTCCATATAGATACAATATCAAATATTGTGAATTTATTTTTTCGCTTTAAGGCAGATGATGGAGCAGTTATTTATGTCAATGGCAAAGAAATTTATCGTTTCAATGTTCCTTCACAGCCAACTAAAATTGAATTCAATACTCTAGCCAGTAGTAATATCAGTGGCACAGCGGAAAATGAATTTAGATCCATAGAAATTCCAAAAACAACCTTACAATCAGGAGAAAATCTGATCGCTGTGGAGGTCCACCAGGTGAATCCAAGCAGTTCTGATATCAGTTTTGAAGGAGAACTTTTAGCTGAATATGTAAGTTCGGTGACAATTGTTCAATACTCTCCGATTTATTCATTGCAACTGGAAAAAGAAGCGAGCAATCTAAGGGCTGTATTTGAAATCGATGGTCATTGTGGTATACTATCTGAAAACATCTCCACAGATACAAAACTGGTCAAAGCCTGTTCCCCATATATCGCAACAGGAAATGTCCTTGTAAAAACCGGAGTTAAATTGAGTATTGAACCCGGAGTTGAAATCAAATTTCCGGCAGCTTGTAATTTAATAATCAATGGGCATCTCGATGCTCAAGGCTCAGAAAAAGAACCAATCATCTTTAGTGGCCTTAATGACAAAACAATATGGGGAGGATTATTCTTCCAAAACTCTGACAGCACTAATTTCCTCAATTTTGCTCAATTTACAAACGCAAGTGCTGGCTTAGATCGCACCTATCAACCAGCAGCCATCAGTTGTTATCATGCTGATCTTTCAATGGATCATTTACAGTTGACAAATGTGATGGACAATCCTATATTTTCACGATTTTCAAACATCGTATTAAGAAACTCCAATATAAAATCTAAAGTAACAGGAGATTGTATCAATGTGAAGCAAGGATTTGCTATTGTTGAGAATTGTGAATTTGAGGGATCTATAGAACAAGATATGGATGCTATTGATTATGATGGAGTTAAAAATGGAATCGTAAAAAACAACATCATTCATGATTTTAGAGGCGACAACAATGATGGGTTAGATATTGGAGAAAAGTGTGAAAATCTTGAAATCGAAAATAATTATATTTATCATTGCTTCGACAAAGGCATTTCTGTTGGACAGCAATCGACAGCAAGCTTGTTTGACAATACAATTGTTTACACGACTATTGGCATCGCACTGAAAGATCAAAGCAAAGCTACCATTGATCATTGCACTTTTTTTGGGAATCAGCAAGGAGTATCTGCTTACGAGAAAAACTCAGGCTTATTAGGAGGGTCTGGTATAATCACAAACTGTATTGTAAGTAATGCCTCATCCGACGCTTATCGCGCTGATACATTCAGCAGTTTAAACTTTGTTGATTGTCTATCGGATTTGGATCCGGGATTACCTAATCGTGGTGATATAAATGAAAATCCCGAATTTGTGAACCCAACGTATTACAATTTTCAACTCAAGTCAGGGTCACCTGCGATAGGCAAGGCATCAGATGCATCAAATCTTGGAACAAGAAATGTACGGCCGCAATCTGAAATCTACCAACTTTTGATTTCCGAGATCCTTTATGATGATTCACTCAGTAATTATCCTGAATATTTAGAAATTTACAATCCAGGGAATAAAGATATTTCATTAGCCAACTATAGAATATCTGAAGGGGTAGAATATGTTTTCGAAACTCCTGCTATTATTCATGCAAAAGAAGCTATCATTATCACCAGTGACAAAATCAAATTTAGTCAATTTCAGGGACAAGTTTTCCAATGGACTGACGGTAAATTAAAAAATGAAGGTGAAAGAATTCTTCTATTCGACAAGGATGGAATCCTCGTCGATTTTGTCAATTTTGACAATAAAGCACCTTGGCCTCCAGTTAATATGCTTGGTGGAAAATCCATTGAACTCATTAGTGCCAATTTGGACAATCATTTTGGTTCGAACTGGAAATACAGTGAGACTACAGGAGGAAGTCCAGGTAGCTTTACAGAAATCTCTAATGCGGATCAAGTTCAAAATTCATCCTTTAAATTAAGACCTCAACCTGCTTCAGATTGGGTTGAATTGGAATTTGAACATTCGGTAAACGATGCAAATTGTTATGTTTATAATATGTTGGGAGTTTGTTGTTCGGCCCAAAAAGCAAATGGTATAAATTTAAAAATTAACCTAATCGACAAGAACTTTTCTGATGGAAATTATTTAGTTCAGGTGATAGATAAAAATGGAACAAGCAGTTCACAACTATTAAGCATTGTTAAATAA
- a CDS encoding DUF1761 domain-containing protein yields the protein MEGLIHINWIALFVASLIPFVTGFIFYHPKVAGTKWMVAAGLTEEQLKGANMGLIFGVSFILNFMIAFGIQFFVIHQWGMIGVLMGGQDAMNPSSEAAQTARTLFEKYGNNFRTFRHGAMHGGFAGLLIASAIIGVNSMFERRSFSYILINGIYWIITLALVGGLVCAWV from the coding sequence ATGGAAGGACTAATTCACATTAATTGGATTGCACTTTTTGTAGCATCATTAATCCCTTTTGTCACAGGATTTATATTTTATCATCCCAAAGTTGCCGGCACAAAGTGGATGGTGGCAGCAGGACTAACAGAAGAACAATTGAAAGGTGCTAATATGGGCCTCATTTTTGGGGTATCTTTTATCCTAAACTTTATGATTGCATTCGGAATACAATTTTTTGTGATCCATCAGTGGGGCATGATCGGTGTACTGATGGGTGGGCAGGATGCAATGAATCCAAGCTCTGAAGCAGCTCAGACTGCAAGGACGCTTTTCGAGAAATATGGCAATAATTTTCGCACTTTTAGACATGGGGCAATGCATGGAGGATTTGCAGGTTTGCTGATAGCATCCGCAATTATTGGTGTCAACTCAATGTTTGAAAGAAGGTCATTCAGTTATATTTTGATCAATGGAATATACTGGATCATCACTTTAGCATTGGTTGGCGGTCTAGTCTGCGCATGGGTTTAA